In Musa acuminata AAA Group cultivar baxijiao chromosome BXJ2-3, Cavendish_Baxijiao_AAA, whole genome shotgun sequence, the following proteins share a genomic window:
- the LOC103979703 gene encoding uncharacterized protein LOC103979703 isoform X2 yields the protein MGCAGSTPAKGDENTKKLQKPKPWKHTQQITRAQLKQMRDEFWDTAPHYGGQKEIWDALRAASEADLDLAQAIVDSAGIIIPNADMTLCYDERGAKYELPKYVLSEPTNLIRDS from the exons ATGGGCTGCGCTGGATCCACTCCCGCCAAAGGAGACG AGAATACTAAAAAACTTCAAAAGCCAAAGCCCTGGAAGCATACACAGCAAATAACTCGCGCACAGCTCAAGCAGATGCGCGATGAATTCTGGGATACAGCCCCTCACTATGGCGGCCAAAAAG AAATATGGGATGCACTCCGAGCTGCATCAGAAGCTGATTTAGACCTTGCCCAAGCTATCGTCGACAGTGCAGGCATAATTATTCCAAATGCTGACATGACTCTTTGTTATGATGAAAGAG GTGCCAAATATGAACTACCAAAGTATGTTTTAAGTGAGCCTACCAACTTGATTCGAGACAGCTGA
- the LOC103979700 gene encoding probable membrane-associated kinase regulator 2 isoform X2, whose translation MEFLRLLAHGKRGGGAKRSFINTAAAAATIATTVLRPNSDDGGGDSEDEGPFFDLEFALPLREEDHLYRQKQQQFSSDTESYDEEEEEEEEDEEFDLTVSPDRCRYGRGFSSRSEDLFFKGRLVPLEPSSLRDLAASEPKASKPQVTAFLLKSAAKFRVFRLGFHRKSNSASTQTNPVASPATTSPSPKQQHQNKFSVKFKVEETPLASLFARDSSSRSSSSSRSVRFFADDGLPTSEARKLPKDVLQRYISKIKPLYINISKRYGGKLRFSGPLRSGGAWKVRPAGEGGEASGGEQLKEPASAAGTVAGSLKSQDGTIPAGLKVVCRRLRKSRSASAAVASVRSPPLATGRRDDSLLEQQDGIQSAIAHCKRSFNRGSESPLMRSRSDPGEGRSVELGSGNNV comes from the exons ATGGAGTTCCTCAGACTGCTCGCGCATGGTAAACGCGGTGGCGGCGCCAAGCGCTCCTTCATtaacaccgccgccgccgccgctaccaTTGCCACCACTGTCCTCCGCCCAAACTCCGACGACGGGGGCGGCGACAGTGAGGACGAGGGCCCCTTCTTCGACCTCGAGTTCGCCTTGCCACTGCGGGAAGAAGATCATCTCTACCGCCAGAAGCAGCAGCAGTTCTCCTCCGATACAGAGTCGtatgacgaggaggaggaggaggaggaggaggacgaggagttcGACCTTACGGTGTCCCCGGACAGATGTAGGTACGGCCGCGGCTTCTCGTCCCGCTCCGAAGACCTCTTCTTTAAGGGTCGCCTCGTCCCGCTCGAGCCGTCTTCGTTAAGAGACTTGGCTGCATCCGAGCCCAAGGCGTCGAAGCCTCAAGTTACCGCCTTTCTTCTCAAATCCGCCGCCAAGTTCCGCGTCTTTAGGCTGGGATTTCACAGGAAGTCGAATTCGGCATCGACGCAGACCAACCCCGTCGCCTCCCCTGCTACGACGTCGCCATCGCCGAAGCAACAGCATCAAAACAAGTTTTCCGTCAAATTCAAGGTGGAGGAGACGCCGCTGGCGTCGCTCTTCGCCAGGGACAGCAGCTCGAGGAGCTCCAGCAGCAGCAGATCCGTCCGGTTTTTTGCCGATGACGGGTTACCGACCTCGGAAGCAAGGAAACTCCCAAAGGACGTACTTCAACGGTATATCAGCAAGATCAAGCCGCTTTACATCAACATTTCGAAGCGGTACGGCGGGAAGCTCCGCTTCTCCGGGCCGCTGAGGTCTGGCGGAGCCTGGAAGGTACGTCCCGCAGGGGAAGGCGGAGAAGCAAGCGGAGGAGAGCAGCTGAAAGAACCAGCTTCGGCCGCGGGTACCGTCGCGGGGTCACTGAAGTCGCAAGATGGAACTATCCCGGCAGGGCTGAAGGTGGTGTGCCGGCGGCTGAGGAAGAGCCGGTCGGCATCGGCAGCCGTCGCCTCGGTCCGGTCGCCTCCTCTGGCGACCGGCAGGCGAGACGACTCCCTACTGGAGCAGCAAGACGGAATCCAAAGCGCCATCGCCCACTGCAAGCGGTCCTTCAACAGAG GTTCCGAGTCGCCGCTGATGCGGTCGAGGAGCGATCCCGGCGAAGGGAGATCAGTAGAATTAGGCAGCGGCAACAACGTTTGA
- the LOC135606626 gene encoding allene oxide cyclase, chloroplastic-like isoform X1, with the protein MASSSCLRASSIDLPNSSEALSNLSRVTTAPSSIPSIPNPFLSSCKIPKLRISNPRRRRRQSALPTIAIVASLCFPKAEGNTRKRLSAKVQELCVYEINERDRGSPAYLRLSQKQVNFLGDLVPFSNKLYSGNLEKRLGITSGICVLIQHVPERDGDRYEAIYSFYFGEYGHISVQGAYLTYEESHLAVTGGSGVFEGAYGQVKLQQIVFPFKIFYTFYLRGIPDLPKELLGMPVPPSPGVEPTPAAKACEPAAALKNYTN; encoded by the exons ATGGCATCATCCTCATGCCTCAGAGCTTCCTCCATCGACCTGCCAAACTCATCCGAAGCCCTTTCCAATCTCTCACGAGTCACCACCGCGCCTTCCTCAATCCCATCGATCCCAAATCCGTTCCTTTCTTCGTGTAAAATCCCGAAACTACGGATTTCAAATCCCCGCAGGCGCCGCCGCCAATCTGCTCTTCCGACGATAGCCATCG TAGCTAGTCTTTGTTTTCCGAAAGCCGAGGGTAACACAAGGAAACGGCTTTCAGCTAAGGTGCAGGAGCTGTGCGTGTACGAGATCAACGAACGCGACCGCGGCAGCCCCGCCTACCTTCGGCTGAGCCAGAAACAAGTCAACTTCCTGGGCGATCTCGTCCCCTTCAGCAACAAG CTGTACTCGGGGAATCTGGAGAAGCGGCTGGGCATCACGTCGGGGATTTGCGTGCTGATCCAGCACGTGCCGGAGAGGGACGGCGACCGGTACGAGGCCATCTACAGCTTCTACTTCGGGGAGTACGGGCACATCTCGGTGCAGGGGGCGTACCTGACGTACGAGGAGTCCCACCTGGCCGTGACCGGCGGCTCCGGAGTGTTCGAGGGTGCCTACGGCCAGGTCAAGCTGCAGCAGATCGTCTTCCCCTTCAAGATCTTCTACACCTTCTACCTCAGGGGCATCCCCGACCTCCCCAAGGAGCTGCTCGGCATGCCGGTGCCTCCCTCGCCCGGCGTCGAGCCCACGCCCGCCGCCAAGGCCTGCGAGCCGGCCGCCGCCCTCAAGAATTACACCAACTGA
- the LOC103980036 gene encoding pentatricopeptide repeat-containing protein At4g13650-like, which translates to MTLTTRFYCRAQRSPQDLKEALAHAISRCCSVHHLRGLHGRAIAFGLRHNLYVASLLIARYFHFGDPATARLVFDDGRRGGPSKTLLWNSLIRGYLNNGRPRSALHVYREMVAARPLAQCEPDRVTFHLVITACTHLSEFDLGSRVGGHARAKGLDSDLMVGTALLDMHGKAGEIGSARKVFDGMASRDVVAWNAMIAGYSRVGSFYEAVSLFNVMRLGQGVLPSEATLVSLISGCGRSGSPKDGEAIHADAIKLGFEASLFVLNSLIEMYTNCDCLGVACKLFDRMVFKDAVSWSTMIGGYVQHKRPYDALKLFEWMIMNTQTPPTRSILVNVILACADLGDWEEGKLIDEKYLTSKQSESASDPSMVTTLAYMYAKCGKLDVSLNLLDRVEVRGDTIAWNAVMKAYAELGIVDKVLYLTLVMQRRGINPDLVTIVTLLSAISHTTFLKKVMEAHAQIIKRGFEMERQIANCLVDAYAKSGSITDSSKVFHDIAEKDVVSWSTMIKAFAWEGKVAEVLNHFELMRETDTRPNHFTFLSLLSACSHAGLAEKGWKIFNCMKEEYGLEPGVEHLTCLVDMFCRAARLSDAYSLLKNVMQRTISHAALWNTLLSACRLHGDVVIGEAAARHLFQLEPENAANHKMLADIYISAGRRDDANGVLRLLNANGLDSIPGCSWYEAG; encoded by the coding sequence ATGACCTTAACGACGCGGTTCTACTGCCGGGCTCAGCGCAGCCCACAAGACCTCAAAGAAGCTCTCGCTCACGCCATCTCCCGCTGCTGCTCCGTCCACCATCTCCGGGGCCTCCATGGCCGAGCCATCGCCTTCGGACTCCGTCACAACCTGTACGTAGCCAGCCTCCTTATCGCCCGATACTTCCATTTCGGTGACCCCGCAACCGCCCGCTTAGTCTTCGACGATGGCCGACGAGGGGGACCGTCGAAGACCCTCCTCTGGAATTCTCTTATTAGAGGATACCTTAACAACGGCCGGCCTCGGTCGGCCTTGCACGTCTATCGTGAAATGGTGGCGGCGCGGCCTCTGGCGCAGTGCGAGCCGGACAGGGTGACCTTTCACCTCGTCATCACGGCTTGCACCCATTTGTCCGAATTCGATTTGGGTTCGAGGGTTGGAGGACATGCTCGGGCCAAAGGGCTCGATTCCGATCTCATGGTGGGGACGGCGCTTCTTGATATGCACGGTAAAGCCGGGGAGATTGGATCCGCTCGAAAGGTGTTTGATGGAATGGCTTCCAGAGATGTGGTAGCTTGGAACGCCATGATCGCGGGGTACTCGAGAGTTGGATCCTTCTACGAGGCTGTCAGTTTGTTTAATGTCATGAGGCTTGGCCAAGGAGTTCTACCCAGCGAGGCTACTCTGGTTAGCTTAATCTCCGGCTGTGGGCGTTCTGGTTCTCCCAAGGACGGAGAGGCCATACATGCTGATGCAATCAAGCTTGGTTTTGAGGCCAGTTTGTTTGTCTTGAATTCTCTAATTGAAATGTACACCAACTGCGACTGCTTGGGTGTGGCATGCAAATTATTTGACAGGATGGTGTTTAAGGATGCCGTCTCATGGAGTACCATGATTGGTGGATATGTCCAACACAAGCGGCCATATGATGCCCTCAAACTGTTCGAATGGATGATCATGAACACACAAACTCCTCCTACCAGATCCATTTTGGTCAACGTAATTCTTGCTTGCGCAGACTTGGGTGATTGGGAGGAAGGTAAACTGATCGACGAAAAGTACTTAACTAGCAAGCAAAGCGAATCTGCATCGGACCCAAGTATGGTTACTACACTCGCCTACATGTATGCCAAATGTGGGAAGTTGGATGTTTCACTCAACCTTCTGGATAGAGTTGAAGTGAGAGGAGATACGATTGCATGGAATGCAGTGATGAAGGCCTATGCTGAGCTTGGAATTGTCGATAAGGTTTTATATCTCACGCTTGTAATGCAAAGGAGAGGCATCAATCCTGACCTGGTTACCATCGTTACTTTGCTTTCCGCTATATCCCATACCACATTTTTGAAAAAAGTGATGGAAGCACATGCACAGATTATTAAAAGAGGCTTTGAAATGGAAAGACAGATCGCAAACTGTCTTGTCGATGCGTATGCCAAGTCCGGAAGCATTACAGATTCGAGCAAGGTATTTCATGACATTGCAGAGAAGGATGTGGTTTCGTGGAGCACAATGATAAAAGCTTTTGCATGGGAAGGGAAAGTAGCTGAAGTCCTCAATCATTTTGAGCTAATGAGGGAAACAGATACAAGGCCAAACCATTTTACGTTTCTTTCACTGCTATCTGCTTGCAGCCATGCAGGTCTTGCAGAGAAGGGGTGGAAAATTTTCAATTGTATGAAAGAGGAATATGGCTTGGAACCGGGTGTCGAACATTTAACTTGCCTGGTGGATATGTTCTGCCGAGCTGCAAGGTTGTCTGATGCATACAGTTTGCTCAAAAATGTGATGCAAAGAACCATCAGTCATGCTGCTTTGTGGAATACTTTGCTCAGTGCTTGCAGATTGCATGGTGATGTTGTGATCGGGGAAGCTGCTGCCAGGCATCTCTTCCAGTTGGAACCAGAAAATGCAGCGAATCACAAGATGCTCGCAGACATATATATTTCAGCAGGGAGAAGAGATGATGCTAATGGTGTTCTAAGATTGCTGAATGCAAATGGCTTGGACAGTATACCTGGATGTAGTTGGTATGAGGCAGGTTAA
- the LOC103979701 gene encoding heat stress transcription factor C-1b produces MEGTSKDSIGYEAQAAAPFVEKTYAMVNDPRTDSLILWGKKNNSFLVLSPNEFSQFLLPYYFRHSNFSSFVRQLNTYGFRKVDPDRWEFAHQSFLRDQIHLLPRIIRRTKRAHAGLFACSSSSSSSSEKEKGAMEGEVDEMLLQELFRLRQEQRALEEELQVMSKRLKATERRPHQMMSFLAKMADDPRSLSRLVISKQQQSSTAAKKRRLIVSPPPPPPPAAATQLDDGLFLPSILVPGIQQTMFEPLDNGSDQLIMEEVKPFALITDVSAINSYDAELISPNSASEISFLPEFGMTGSETAAAEANFPFSLLGHGFY; encoded by the exons ATGGAGGGAACCAGTAAGGATAGCATCGGCTACGAAGCACAGGCGGCGGCTCCCTTCGTGGAGAAGACGTATGCGATGGTGAACGATCCAAGGACGGACTCGTTGATCCTGTGGGGGAAGAAGAACAACAGCTTCCTGGTGCTCAGTCCCAACGAGTTCTCCCAGTTCCTTTTGCCTTACTATTTCAGGCACAGTAACTTCTCCAGCTTCGTCCGCCAGCTGAACACCTAC GGATTCAGGAAGGTGGATCCAGATAGGTGGGAGTTCGCTCACCAGTCGTTCCTCAGGGACCAGATTCACCTCCTTCCTCGCATCATTAGGCGGACCAAGAGAGCCCATGCTGGCTTGTTTGcctgtagcagcagcagcagcagcagcagcgagaaGGAGAAGGGAGCCATGGAAGGGGAGGTGGACGAGATGCTCCTGCAGGAGCTCTTTAGGTTACGGCAGGAGCAGAGGGCCCTCGAAGAAGAGCTGCAGGTTATGAGCAAGCGATTAAAGGCTACCGAAAGGAGGCCGCACCAGATGATGTCGTTCCTTGCTAAAATGGCTGATGACCCTCGATCGCTCTCCAGGCTCGTAATCTCGAAGCAGCAGCAGTCTTCCACAGCAGCCAAGAAGAGGCGGCTCattgtttctcctcctcctcctcctcctcctgctgctgcaACCCAGCTTGATGATGGACTCTTCCTGCCTTCCATTCTGGTTCCAGGGATTCAACAGACAATGTTCGAGCCATTAGATAATGGAAGTGATCAGTTGATAATGGAGGAAGTGAAACCATTTGCACTCATTACCGATGTTTCCGCCATCAACAGCTACGATGCTGAGCTTATCAGTCCCAATTCTGCAAGCGAAATCAGCTTCCTCCCAGAATTCGGCATGACGGGTTCAGAGACAGCGGCGGCGGAAGCCAACTTTCCATTCTCACTACTCGGCCATGGATTCTACTAG
- the LOC103979704 gene encoding protein S40-1-like, with amino-acid sequence MEELYESEVVWPDGHEERPSDAGGRPCSSSRGRTWTASAPMDVPRTLRVPTTGEASIGDYGDEERETEMVPPHVLASRGRMVGKAAFSVCTGQGRTLKGRDLRHVRNSVLRMTGFLED; translated from the coding sequence ATGGAAGAGTTGTACGAGTCGGAGGTGGTGTGGCCGGACGGccacgaggagcggccgagcgacGCGGGGGGTAGACCGTGCAGCTCGTCGCGGGGTCGGACTTGGACAGCCTCCGCGCCGATGGATGTCCCGAGGACCCTGCGCGTGCCTACGACCGGCGAGGCCAGCATCGGTGATTACGGTGACGAGGAGCGAGAGACGGAGATGGTGCCGCCGCATGTCTTGGCGTCTCGCGGTAGGATGGTGGGGAAGGCGGCCTTCTCGGTGTGCACCGGCCAGGGGAGGACGCTCAAGGGCCGGGATCTGAGGCACGTCCGGAACTCCGTGCTCCGGATGACCGGCTTCCTTGAGGACTGA
- the LOC103979700 gene encoding probable membrane-associated kinase regulator 2 isoform X1, whose protein sequence is MEFLRLLAHGKRGGGAKRSFINTAAAAATIATTVLRPNSDDGGGDSEDEGPFFDLEFALPLREEDHLYRQKQQQFSSDTESYDEEEEEEEEDEEFDLTVSPDRCRYGRGFSSRSEDLFFKGRLVPLEPSSLRDLAASEPKASKPQVTAFLLKSAAKFRVFRLGFHRKSNSASTQTNPVASPATTSPSPKQQHQNKFSVKFKVEETPLASLFARDSSSRSSSSSRSVRFFADDGLPTSEARKLPKDVLQRYISKIKPLYINISKRYGGKLRFSGPLRSGGAWKVRPAGEGGEASGGEQLKEPASAAGTVAGSLKSQDGTIPAGLKVVCRRLRKSRSASAAVASVRSPPLATGRRDDSLLEQQDGIQSAIAHCKRSFNRGMYGSESPLMRSRSDPGEGRSVELGSGNNV, encoded by the exons ATGGAGTTCCTCAGACTGCTCGCGCATGGTAAACGCGGTGGCGGCGCCAAGCGCTCCTTCATtaacaccgccgccgccgccgctaccaTTGCCACCACTGTCCTCCGCCCAAACTCCGACGACGGGGGCGGCGACAGTGAGGACGAGGGCCCCTTCTTCGACCTCGAGTTCGCCTTGCCACTGCGGGAAGAAGATCATCTCTACCGCCAGAAGCAGCAGCAGTTCTCCTCCGATACAGAGTCGtatgacgaggaggaggaggaggaggaggaggacgaggagttcGACCTTACGGTGTCCCCGGACAGATGTAGGTACGGCCGCGGCTTCTCGTCCCGCTCCGAAGACCTCTTCTTTAAGGGTCGCCTCGTCCCGCTCGAGCCGTCTTCGTTAAGAGACTTGGCTGCATCCGAGCCCAAGGCGTCGAAGCCTCAAGTTACCGCCTTTCTTCTCAAATCCGCCGCCAAGTTCCGCGTCTTTAGGCTGGGATTTCACAGGAAGTCGAATTCGGCATCGACGCAGACCAACCCCGTCGCCTCCCCTGCTACGACGTCGCCATCGCCGAAGCAACAGCATCAAAACAAGTTTTCCGTCAAATTCAAGGTGGAGGAGACGCCGCTGGCGTCGCTCTTCGCCAGGGACAGCAGCTCGAGGAGCTCCAGCAGCAGCAGATCCGTCCGGTTTTTTGCCGATGACGGGTTACCGACCTCGGAAGCAAGGAAACTCCCAAAGGACGTACTTCAACGGTATATCAGCAAGATCAAGCCGCTTTACATCAACATTTCGAAGCGGTACGGCGGGAAGCTCCGCTTCTCCGGGCCGCTGAGGTCTGGCGGAGCCTGGAAGGTACGTCCCGCAGGGGAAGGCGGAGAAGCAAGCGGAGGAGAGCAGCTGAAAGAACCAGCTTCGGCCGCGGGTACCGTCGCGGGGTCACTGAAGTCGCAAGATGGAACTATCCCGGCAGGGCTGAAGGTGGTGTGCCGGCGGCTGAGGAAGAGCCGGTCGGCATCGGCAGCCGTCGCCTCGGTCCGGTCGCCTCCTCTGGCGACCGGCAGGCGAGACGACTCCCTACTGGAGCAGCAAGACGGAATCCAAAGCGCCATCGCCCACTGCAAGCGGTCCTTCAACAGAGGTATGTACG GTTCCGAGTCGCCGCTGATGCGGTCGAGGAGCGATCCCGGCGAAGGGAGATCAGTAGAATTAGGCAGCGGCAACAACGTTTGA
- the LOC135606626 gene encoding allene oxide cyclase, chloroplastic-like isoform X2 yields the protein MASSSCLRASSIDLPNSSEALSNLSRVTTAPSSIPSIPNPFLSSCKIPKLRISNPRRRRRQSALPTIAIGFTSFFSKKLPEDSRPTKVQELCVYEINERDRGSPAYLRLSQKQVNFLGDLVPFSNKLYSGNLEKRLGITSGICVLIQHVPERDGDRYEAIYSFYFGEYGHISVQGAYLTYEESHLAVTGGSGVFEGAYGQVKLQQIVFPFKIFYTFYLRGIPDLPKELLGMPVPPSPGVEPTPAAKACEPAAALKNYTN from the exons ATGGCATCATCCTCATGCCTCAGAGCTTCCTCCATCGACCTGCCAAACTCATCCGAAGCCCTTTCCAATCTCTCACGAGTCACCACCGCGCCTTCCTCAATCCCATCGATCCCAAATCCGTTCCTTTCTTCGTGTAAAATCCCGAAACTACGGATTTCAAATCCCCGCAGGCGCCGCCGCCAATCTGCTCTTCCGACGATAGCCATCGGTTTCACTTCTTTCTTCTCCAAGAAGCTCCCTGAAGATTCCAGACCAA CTAAGGTGCAGGAGCTGTGCGTGTACGAGATCAACGAACGCGACCGCGGCAGCCCCGCCTACCTTCGGCTGAGCCAGAAACAAGTCAACTTCCTGGGCGATCTCGTCCCCTTCAGCAACAAG CTGTACTCGGGGAATCTGGAGAAGCGGCTGGGCATCACGTCGGGGATTTGCGTGCTGATCCAGCACGTGCCGGAGAGGGACGGCGACCGGTACGAGGCCATCTACAGCTTCTACTTCGGGGAGTACGGGCACATCTCGGTGCAGGGGGCGTACCTGACGTACGAGGAGTCCCACCTGGCCGTGACCGGCGGCTCCGGAGTGTTCGAGGGTGCCTACGGCCAGGTCAAGCTGCAGCAGATCGTCTTCCCCTTCAAGATCTTCTACACCTTCTACCTCAGGGGCATCCCCGACCTCCCCAAGGAGCTGCTCGGCATGCCGGTGCCTCCCTCGCCCGGCGTCGAGCCCACGCCCGCCGCCAAGGCCTGCGAGCCGGCCGCCGCCCTCAAGAATTACACCAACTGA
- the LOC103979703 gene encoding uncharacterized protein LOC103979703 isoform X1: MGCAGSTPAKGDVILENTKKLQKPKPWKHTQQITRAQLKQMRDEFWDTAPHYGGQKEIWDALRAASEADLDLAQAIVDSAGIIIPNADMTLCYDERGAKYELPKYVLSEPTNLIRDS, encoded by the exons ATGGGCTGCGCTGGATCCACTCCCGCCAAAGGAGACG TGATCCTAGAGAATACTAAAAAACTTCAAAAGCCAAAGCCCTGGAAGCATACACAGCAAATAACTCGCGCACAGCTCAAGCAGATGCGCGATGAATTCTGGGATACAGCCCCTCACTATGGCGGCCAAAAAG AAATATGGGATGCACTCCGAGCTGCATCAGAAGCTGATTTAGACCTTGCCCAAGCTATCGTCGACAGTGCAGGCATAATTATTCCAAATGCTGACATGACTCTTTGTTATGATGAAAGAG GTGCCAAATATGAACTACCAAAGTATGTTTTAAGTGAGCCTACCAACTTGATTCGAGACAGCTGA
- the LOC135608560 gene encoding uncharacterized protein LOC135608560: MSSNNLALMNPRGGGRYGYLLGSSSPDHDRRHPIERPVVPHPLQRRPEEDLFGPWRLFEERVRTGPFGLTRFPLQPHSPVRILVLQGGSDDRVNPGLMQFIRDSPPRIRGRWHLGHAPEAEEHPGLTEEEFNKAMKKLKKQVYNPPNHRKRTWKRGLFGSRTSSGGGAAAEGEKEDGKDCTVCLETFVANEPVLVTPCNHMFHRDCLEPWVRSHGKCPVCRFVLCERKENALVRINDGGFSANHVRNDARGLYDHDYVEDDDLISDIITLIRAMEEAFNWVNRASSYR, from the exons ATGAGTTCCAACAACCTCGCCTTGATGAATCCCCGGGGTGGTGGGAGGTATGGGTATCTGCTTGGATCGTCGTCGCCCGATCACGACCGTCGTCATCCCATCGAGCGGCCGGTCGTCCCGCATCCCCTGCAACGACGGCCG GAAGAGGACTTGTTCGGTCCATGGAGGTTGTTCGAGGAGAGGGTGAGGACGGGACCCTTCGGCCTGACACG CTTCCCTCTGCAACCCCATTCTCCGGTCCGAATCCTGGTGCTCCAAGGAGGCTCTGATGACCGGGTGAATCCCGGACTCATGCAGTTCATCAGGGATTCGCCGCCACGGATCAGGGGCCGGTGGCACCTCGGCCACGCCCCGGAGGCGGAGGAGCACCCTGGCCTGACCGAGGAGGAGTTCAACAAGGCCATGAAGAAGCTCAAGAAGCAGGTGTACAACCCACCCAACCACCGGAAGAGGACTTGGAAGCGAGGCCTCTTCGGCAGCAGgaccagcagcggcggcggcgccgcAGCCGAGGGGGAGAAGGAGGACGGCAAGGATTGCACCGTTTGCCTGGAGACGTTCGTGGCCAACGAGCCCGTCCTGGTGACGCCGTGCAACCACATGTTCCACAGAGACTGCTTGGAGCCGTGGGTGAGGAGCCATGGCAAGTGCCCGGTGTGCAGGTTTGTGTTGTGCGAGCGGAAGGAGAACGCACTGGTCCGAATCAACGACGGTGGCTTCAGCGCCAACCATGTCCGCAACGACGCCAGGGGTTTGTATGACCACGACTATGTGGAAGACGACGACTTGATCTCGGACATCATCACGCTCATCAGGGCCATGGAAGAGGCTTTCAACTGGGTCAATCGCGCGTCATCGTATCGCTGA
- the LOC135608562 gene encoding late embryogenesis abundant protein At1g64065-like produces MAGKEEQAKPLAMSSPSVGADEEAATRWRSIRYLRKRRYALWCCGCCGAAVVVLGITVLILSLTVFKVKDPTLTMNSLTVDGVNFDVGPFDELVQLNATLVADISIKNPNVASFRFDNSTTDFYYEGETVGVAYAPAGKVSAHRTVRMNVTVDVLANRVVRQMNITADTLTSGTQLNLTSFTDINGRVNVLGVYKRDIEVTMNCSMTLEVSATHQAIQSTDCSANVK; encoded by the coding sequence ATGGCAGGAAAGGAGGAGCAAGCGAAGCCGCTCGCCATGTCGTCGCCATCCGTCGGCGCCGACGAGGAGGCCGCCACCAGGTGGCGCTCGATCCGGTACCTCCGCAAGCGCCGCTACGCTTTGTGGTGCTGCGGATGCTGCGGTGCGGCCGTCGTGGTCCTCGGAATCACCGTCCTCATCCTCTCCCTCACCGTGTTCAAGGTGAAGGACCCCACCCTCACCATGAACTCCCTCACCGTCGACGGCGTCAACTTCGACGTAGGCCCGTTCGACGAACTGGTGCAGCTGAACGCCACCCTCGTCGCCGACATCTCCATCAAAAACCCGAACGTCGCTTCCTTCCGGTTCGACAACAGCACGACGGACTTCTACTACGAGGGGGAGACGGTCGGGGTGGCGTACGCGCCGGCAGGGAAGGTGTCGGCCCACCGGACGGTGCGAATGAACGTGACGGTGGACGTGCTCGCCAACCGGGTGGTGAGGCAGATGAACATCACGGCCGACACACTAACTTCCGGCACGCAGCTGAACCTGACGAGCTTCACGGATATAAACGGGAGAGTGAACGTGCTCGGCGTGTACAAGCGCGACATCGAGGTAACGATGAACTGCAGCATGACGCTGGAGGTTTCGGCTACGCATCAGGCAATTCAAAGCACCGACTGCTCTGCTAATGTCAAGTGA